In one Sphingomonas sp. AP4-R1 genomic region, the following are encoded:
- a CDS encoding M20/M25/M40 family metallo-hydrolase, which produces MGKKARSLLWMPVALSLAASLAGCGKGSETGNATASKESSGPKLGIRPHGDETVKIDMSKIKNPDIPKIYDYIDSHIDDHVVNLQKWIQQPSISNTGEGIQESAEMVKGFFDQLGCQKSQVFEPGKTKWGSQANPVVYAKCDEGAKKTLVVYWQYDTMPVTQPDLWKAPPFEGRLVEQAPFKKVLIGRGATNSKGPEMTFFNALLSIKAVSGKLPVNIIFVAEGDEERMDVGLNKFMTEHQDLFKGADALWGGGGSEGCVFVELKTSGKSWGRGPVYSDIHGGNKRSVDSPAWRHIQMLSKLVSPDGNTVLIPGFYDNIVPPSAEEDAMLRKTAKTYDLKRAAANLGVARFISDDPYTQLKMARMGTSMNLDGIWGGNMFAGGSGAILPNQIISKHNFRYVPNMSGPDIVAKLRKYLDQLGYKDVEINVVGDVPWAKRNTNNDLSRANAYTQTIFGMPAPASGNTDSIMLAGGGGGYWPAYLFSGRETNIDIPISAVRGGTGGNAHAANEWYAIEGAGSQLGMASAEKIAVTALYNYAGLNGPIPSSDKPAAPAAKN; this is translated from the coding sequence ATGGGGAAGAAGGCGAGATCATTGCTGTGGATGCCGGTGGCCCTCAGCCTCGCGGCCAGCCTTGCCGGTTGCGGCAAGGGCAGCGAGACGGGCAACGCGACGGCCTCCAAGGAATCCTCCGGCCCCAAGCTGGGCATCCGCCCGCACGGCGACGAGACCGTGAAGATCGACATGTCCAAGATCAAGAATCCGGACATTCCCAAGATCTACGATTATATCGACAGCCATATCGACGATCATGTCGTGAATCTGCAGAAGTGGATCCAGCAGCCGTCCATCTCGAATACCGGCGAAGGTATTCAGGAATCGGCCGAAATGGTGAAGGGCTTCTTCGATCAGCTCGGCTGCCAGAAGAGCCAGGTGTTCGAGCCCGGCAAGACCAAATGGGGATCGCAGGCGAATCCGGTCGTCTACGCCAAGTGCGACGAAGGCGCGAAGAAGACGCTCGTCGTCTACTGGCAATATGACACGATGCCGGTGACGCAGCCCGATCTGTGGAAGGCCCCGCCGTTCGAGGGTCGTCTGGTCGAGCAGGCGCCGTTCAAGAAGGTCCTGATCGGGCGCGGCGCGACCAACTCCAAGGGCCCGGAGATGACCTTCTTCAACGCCCTGCTTTCGATCAAGGCGGTATCGGGCAAGCTGCCCGTCAACATCATCTTCGTGGCCGAGGGCGACGAGGAGCGCATGGACGTCGGCCTCAACAAGTTCATGACCGAGCATCAGGACCTGTTCAAGGGCGCGGACGCGCTCTGGGGCGGCGGCGGCTCGGAAGGCTGCGTGTTCGTCGAGCTGAAGACGAGCGGCAAGAGCTGGGGTCGCGGGCCTGTCTATTCGGACATTCACGGCGGCAACAAGCGCTCGGTCGACAGCCCCGCCTGGCGTCACATCCAGATGCTCTCGAAGCTCGTCTCGCCGGACGGCAATACGGTGCTGATCCCCGGCTTCTACGACAATATCGTCCCGCCGAGCGCCGAAGAAGACGCGATGCTTCGCAAGACGGCGAAGACCTATGACCTCAAGAGGGCTGCCGCCAATCTCGGCGTCGCCCGCTTCATCTCGGACGATCCCTATACGCAGCTGAAGATGGCGCGGATGGGCACGTCGATGAACCTCGACGGCATCTGGGGCGGCAACATGTTCGCCGGCGGCTCGGGCGCGATCCTGCCCAACCAGATCATCTCCAAGCATAACTTCCGTTACGTGCCGAACATGTCCGGTCCGGACATCGTCGCCAAGCTGCGCAAATATCTCGACCAGCTCGGCTACAAGGATGTCGAGATCAATGTCGTCGGCGACGTGCCGTGGGCCAAGCGCAACACGAACAACGATCTCTCGCGCGCCAACGCCTATACGCAGACCATCTTCGGGATGCCGGCGCCGGCCAGCGGCAATACGGACAGCATCATGCTGGCGGGCGGCGGCGGCGGTTACTGGCCCGCCTATCTCTTCTCCGGCCGCGAGACGAACATCGACATCCCGATCAGCGCGGTGCGCGGCGGCACGGGCGGCAACGCCCATGCGGCGAACGAATGGTATGCGATCGAGGGCGCGGGCAGCCAGCTCGGCATGGCCAGCGCCGAGAAGATCGCCGTCACCGCCCTCTACAATTACGCCGGCCTCAACGGGCCGATCCCGTCGAGCGACAAGCCCGCCGCCCCGGCTGCGAAGAACTGA